Part of the Salinigranum rubrum genome is shown below.
GGAGGAACTCGATCTTCTCGCGACGGTCCTCGTCGAGACGCCGGAGCACTACCTCCCGCGTCTCCCTGTCGGCGAACCCGAGCACGTCCGTCGCCTCGTCCGGGTCGAGGCGGCGCACGAACGCGCGCAACCCCTCGGCGTCCATGTCCGCGACGAGGTCCTCCTGGACCGTCTCCGGCAGCCGAAAGAATAGCTCGCGCTGTTGGACCCGCGAGAGTCGCTGGAACTCCTCGGCGGGCGTCGGGGAGAGGGCGATTTCCTGCCCCGCGTCCTGGAGCGCTTCTGACATGGTTCGAAGTTTCAGGGGGCGATTAAACGTCTGGCGAACGGGGACGGCGGTCCTCGCACGTGCGGCCGCGGTGGCGCTCGCGTGGCCTCACTCGTCCGCGTCACGTGACAGGAACTCGGGCGGGACTCGCGCGACGGTGTAGGTGCCTGTCCCCCGCTTTCGGACCGCGAACCCGTCTCCGACGAGCGAGCGAACGTCGACGGCGAGGACGACCGGGTTGTCGTCGCCGTCGGTGTGGCGTCGGCCGACGTCCCGCGCCGTCTCGCGGGTTCCCGAGAGGTGGACCGCCTGTCGACCCATCGGTTTCAACCCCTCCGCGAGGATGGCGTCGAGGTTTCGCGGCGCGGTTCCGTGGTAGAGGGTATCGGGGTGGTCGGCGTCGGTCCGGTCGTCTCCCGCCGCGTCGAGGTCAACGTCGACGGAGTGACCGTACGCCGCCCGGAGTTCGCGCTCGCCGTCGACCACGCGGGTCTCGAAGCGTCCCTTCGGGTCCGTCGCGAGTACCGCCTCGACCTCCCGTTCGCCGGCCCAGTCGTACCGCGAGGTGACGCTCGCGACGACCGACGAGTAGGGAGTCCACCCGGCCGCGTCGAGCGAGAACCCGACGTCGTCGGGGAAGTGTCTGAGCGCGCCCGAGACGAACGTCGAGAGTCGCTTTCGGCGTGCGCCCGAGAGGACCAGGTGTCCGGAATCGCCGCACACCGGGCACGCGGCCTCGAAGTACGTCCCGTGGTCGGAGCAGGTCGAAACCGGCGCGGGCATCGTTCCGGACGAGGAGCCGAACGCACCTCTCTCTTCTGCACGCCGTGCCGCGGGGACAACCCTTAGGCCCGCCCCGGCCTTCTCACCGCCAATGAGTTCGGTTCCCGAACGGTCAGAGATAGCGACGGAGTACAAGTGGGACCTCGACTCCATCTACGCCTCGGACGAGGACTGGGAGGCGGCGTTCGCCTCGGTGAAGGGGCGGATTCCCGAACTGGAGGAGTTCGAGGGGCAGGTCACCGAGGACGGCGAGACCCTCCTCGAAGTGCTGCAACTCGAAGAGGAGGTGATGCGCGACCTCTCGAAGGTCGTCTCCTACGCCAACCTCCGCTCCGCGGAGGACACGCGGAACCAGGAGTTCCAGGCGCTCTCCGCCAGGGCGCAGTCGCTCTCCGCGGAGGCCCAAAGCGCCGTGTCGTACGTCGAACCCGAACTCCAGGCGCTCTCCCGCGAGGAGGTGCGGGACCTCGTCGAGGAGAAGCCCGAACTCGAAGGGTACGAACACTACCTCGACGACGTGCTCCGGATGAAGCCACACACCCGCTCGACCGAGGTCGAGGCGGTGCTGGCGGACCTCTCGGAGGTGACCGGCGCGGCGAGCGACGTCTACTCGATGCTCACCAACGCCGACATGGAGTTCCCGACGGTGGAGAACCCCGAAGGAGAGGCAGTCGAGATCACCCAGTCGAACTTCACGAAGCTCCAGAAACACCCCGATCGGTACTTCAGGAGGCAGGTCCACGAGGACTTCTACGACCGCTGGGCCGACGTGCGCAACACCGTCGGGACCGCGCTGAAGAACAGCGTCACGAAGGACGTCACGATGGCCGAGGTGCGGGGTTACGACACCGCTCGGGAGGCCGCGCTCGACGGGCCGAACGTTCCGGTGGAAGTGTACGACACCCTCCTCGAAACGGTCCGCAAGCATCTCCACCACCTCCACCACCACGCCGAACTGAAGCGCGACGCACACGACCTCGACGAGTTGCGGATGTGGGACCTCTACGTCTCGCTGACGGGCGAGGAGTCGCCCACCGTCGAGTACGACCAGGCGGTCGAGTACATCACCGAGGCCGTCGCTCCCCTCGGCGACGAGTACCAGGGACGGATGGCGGAGGGGCTCGACTCGCGGTGGGTCGACGTCTACGAGAACCGGGGGAAGCGCTCGGGGGCGTTCTCCGCGGGGACGTACGACACCCAGCCGTACATCCTGATGAACTACCAGGACGACGTCGAGTCGATGTTCACGCTCGCGCACGAACTCGGCCACTCGATGCACTCGGAACTCGCCAACGAGAGCCAACCCTGGCAGTACGCGAGCTACGAAATCTTCACCGCCGAGGTCGCCTCCACCGTGAACGAGACGCTGCTCACGCACCACCTCCTAGACACCGTCGAAGACGACCGATTCAGAATGCACGTCCTCGACCAGTATCTCGAACGCTTCCGGTCGACGCTCTACCGCCAGACGATGTTCGCCGACTTCGAGCTACGAATTCACGAGGTCGTCGAGGAGGACGGCGCGCTCACGCCCGACCGGTTGGATTCGATGTACGGCGAACTGAAGCGGGAGTTCTACGAACCCGCGGTCGCCGACGAGCGCATCGAGCGGGAGTGGATGCGCATCCCGCACTTCTACTACAACTACTATGTGTACCAGTACGCGACCGGCATCTCGGCGGCGGCCGCCATCGTCGAGCGCATCCTCGACGAGGGCGAACCGGCGGCCGCCGACTACCGCGAGGCGCTCCGACTGGGTGGGCGGAAGTACCCGCTCGACGTTCTCGAGACGGCCGGTGTCGACCTGACCGACTCCGAACCCATCGAGCGTGCGCTCGCGGTGTACGGCGACTACCTCGACGAGGCTTCAGCCCTGCTCTGAGCCGTTTTTCGGTCGATAGGAGGCCTGAAGCGGGCGTTTCGAAAGGTTCCCGGGACCCAAAGGCACATTTATGCGGGGTTCATAGTGCGGACAACTGATGTCACGGAGTCCGTCGTTACCCGAGCGTCCGCGCCTCGATCTGGACCCGGAGATGTCCGACGGGGAACGGCTCTCGGCGATCAAACAGCACTACAAACGGATGCGTTCGGTCAACGAGGAACTCGAAACGCGCCTCGACGAAGCCGACGAACAGACCGAGTCGCTCAAGGGCGAGGTCGACCAGCTCAAGCGCCGGAACGAGACGCTCAAGTCGTCGTCGCTGTACGTCGCGACGGTCGAAGAACGGAGCGACGACGGCGTCATCATCAAGCAACACGGGAACAACCAGGAGGTCCTGACCGAGGTGTCTCCCCGGCTGGAGGAGGAGGTCGCCGCCGGCGACCGCGTCGCCATCAACGACTCGTTCGCCATCCAGACGCTCCTCTCGGACGAGACCGACGCCCGCGCCCAGGCGATGGAGGTCGACGCCTCGCCCGAGGTCACCTACGACGACATCGGCGGCATCGACGAGCAGGTGCGCGAGGTGCGCGAGGCCGTCGAGGACCCGCTCGAACGCCCGGACATGTTCCGGGAAGTCGGTATCGACCCGCCGTCGGGCGTGTTGCTCTACGGGCCACCGGGGACGGGAAAGACGATGCTCGCGAAGGCCGTCGCCAACCACACCGACGCGACGTTCATCAAGATGGCCGGCTCCGAACTCGTCCGCAAGTTCATCGGCGAGGGGTCCCGGCTGGTGCGTGACCTCTTCGAACTCGCCAAGGAGCGCGAACCCGCGGTCATCTTCATCGACGAGATCGACGCCGTCGCCTCGAAACGCACCGACTCGAAGACCTCCGGGGACGCGGAGGTCCAGCGGACGATGATGCAACTGCTGAACGAGATGGACGGCTTCGACGAGCGCGGCGAGATTCGTATCATCGCCGCGACCAACCGCTTCGACATGCTCGACGAGGCCATTCTTCGACCCGGGCGGTTCGACCGCCTCATCGAGGTGCCGAAGCCCGACGCCGCGGGACGCGCGCACATCCTCGACATCCACACCCGCGACATGCAACTGGCGGGCGATGTCGACACGACCGAAGTCGCCGCCGACCTCGACGGGTACAGCGGCGCGGACCTCGCCTCGCTCGCGACCGAGGCCGGCATGTTCGCCATCCGCGACGGCCGCACGGACGTCACCCACGAGGACTTCCTCGCCGCCAAGGAGAAACTCGCAGAGGACGACAGCGTCGAGGTGCCCGGGCTGGACTACCAGTACTGACCCGCTCGCCCCGCCTGCCCTCGGCTGAGGCGGCCGTATCGTAACGCATTATTCCTCTCGTCCCCGTTCTCGAACCGATGAGTACCATCCGCGTCGTCCGCGGCGTCGGACGCGCCGGGACGGCGATGGCCTCCTACGACGCGGCGCTCGCGGACGCCAACGTCCACAACTACAACCTCGTTGCCGTCTCCTCCGTCATCCCGGCCGAAGCGACGGTCGACCTGGTCGAGACGGCACCCGACCTCGGCCCCGCGGGGAACCGACTCACGGTCGTCCAGTCCCGCGCGACCGCTCGGGCGGGCACCGCCGACCGGGTCTGTGCGGGCGTCGGCTGGACCACCGGTCCCGGCCCCGGACTCTTCTACGAGGCCTCCGGGAACGACCCCGACCGGGTGCGCGACACCATCGAACACGGGCTCGAAGAGGGGCGGGCGCTCCGCGAGTGGGCGTTCGACGCCGAGGAGGTCGCCCTCGCGACCGGCGAGGTTCCCGACCGACACGAGCACGGGGCCGACACGTACACCACGGCAGTCGTCCTCGCCGCCTACGGCGAGAGCGAACCGATCCTGTAGCGCCTCCGTCCCTCTCCCGAACCGACCCCGCCGCGGGCGCCGCGTTTCGTTTCGTTCGCGACCGAACTGACGGATGTGTCCGTCTCCGACGGCTTTTTGCGGCCGCTTCCCGTATCACGGGTGTCTGATGAACGGAAACAACCCATACGCGGGTGCGCCTGGCGTGGTCGGTGCCGGACAGACGTCCGCCAACGTCGAGGACCTCTCCGCCGCGGAGCTCCGGCAGCTTCGCCAGGCCGTCGCCGGTATCGTCGCGCAGACGCGGACGTATCTGCCCGACAGCTACGCTATCGGGTCGGAGCTGTCGAACGGCTCGAACGGACCGCGGGCGACGGTTGCCGTTCACCCCCCGGTCGGGCACCCGGTCAGCGCCGGGCTCACGCCCGACCCCGACGACCTGGAGTCGGGGCTCTCCTCGGAGGAGTGTACCGAGGTCGCTCGCGGCCTCGCCGCCTCGGCCGCGTTCCAGGTGATGTCCACGGTCGGCGACGACCTGACGCCGACCGCGCGGTAGGAGAGACGCTCGTTCTCGTTCGTCACCCGTTCACCGAGTTTCGAGTCGGATCACTCGCCGAACGGATCGGTTTTCGAGGCCGTCGGGCCGCCGACGAAGAGGCTGTACGCGAGCAGCGCGAGCGTCGGCACCGACCCGAGGCTCACCCCGGCCGACATCGGCGCCGCGGTCACCGTCGCCCAGCCGAGTCCGAGGGCGAGGGGGAGCGGCAAGACGAGGAGGAGGAGGTCGTAGCGGGAGAACTGCCACCTGGCCGCACCGCCGGCGCGTGTGTCGGCGACAGCGTCTCGGTCGTTTCGCTCGGCGTTCTCGTCGATACCGTTTCTCAGGGCGCTACGAGTACTCATCGGTGCTCACCTCGTTCCTTCCTACGACGTTTTTCT
Proteins encoded:
- a CDS encoding DUF5811 family protein → MNGNNPYAGAPGVVGAGQTSANVEDLSAAELRQLRQAVAGIVAQTRTYLPDSYAIGSELSNGSNGPRATVAVHPPVGHPVSAGLTPDPDDLESGLSSEECTEVARGLAASAAFQVMSTVGDDLTPTAR
- the pan2 gene encoding proteasome-activating nucleotidase Pan2, with translation MSRSPSLPERPRLDLDPEMSDGERLSAIKQHYKRMRSVNEELETRLDEADEQTESLKGEVDQLKRRNETLKSSSLYVATVEERSDDGVIIKQHGNNQEVLTEVSPRLEEEVAAGDRVAINDSFAIQTLLSDETDARAQAMEVDASPEVTYDDIGGIDEQVREVREAVEDPLERPDMFREVGIDPPSGVLLYGPPGTGKTMLAKAVANHTDATFIKMAGSELVRKFIGEGSRLVRDLFELAKEREPAVIFIDEIDAVASKRTDSKTSGDAEVQRTMMQLLNEMDGFDERGEIRIIAATNRFDMLDEAILRPGRFDRLIEVPKPDAAGRAHILDIHTRDMQLAGDVDTTEVAADLDGYSGADLASLATEAGMFAIRDGRTDVTHEDFLAAKEKLAEDDSVEVPGLDYQY
- a CDS encoding pyruvoyl-dependent arginine decarboxylase produces the protein MSTIRVVRGVGRAGTAMASYDAALADANVHNYNLVAVSSVIPAEATVDLVETAPDLGPAGNRLTVVQSRATARAGTADRVCAGVGWTTGPGPGLFYEASGNDPDRVRDTIEHGLEEGRALREWAFDAEEVALATGEVPDRHEHGADTYTTAVVLAAYGESEPIL
- a CDS encoding RNA 2'-phosphotransferase, with the protein product MPAPVSTCSDHGTYFEAACPVCGDSGHLVLSGARRKRLSTFVSGALRHFPDDVGFSLDAAGWTPYSSVVASVTSRYDWAGEREVEAVLATDPKGRFETRVVDGERELRAAYGHSVDVDLDAAGDDRTDADHPDTLYHGTAPRNLDAILAEGLKPMGRQAVHLSGTRETARDVGRRHTDGDDNPVVLAVDVRSLVGDGFAVRKRGTGTYTVARVPPEFLSRDADE
- the pepF gene encoding oligoendopeptidase F, with the protein product MSSVPERSEIATEYKWDLDSIYASDEDWEAAFASVKGRIPELEEFEGQVTEDGETLLEVLQLEEEVMRDLSKVVSYANLRSAEDTRNQEFQALSARAQSLSAEAQSAVSYVEPELQALSREEVRDLVEEKPELEGYEHYLDDVLRMKPHTRSTEVEAVLADLSEVTGAASDVYSMLTNADMEFPTVENPEGEAVEITQSNFTKLQKHPDRYFRRQVHEDFYDRWADVRNTVGTALKNSVTKDVTMAEVRGYDTAREAALDGPNVPVEVYDTLLETVRKHLHHLHHHAELKRDAHDLDELRMWDLYVSLTGEESPTVEYDQAVEYITEAVAPLGDEYQGRMAEGLDSRWVDVYENRGKRSGAFSAGTYDTQPYILMNYQDDVESMFTLAHELGHSMHSELANESQPWQYASYEIFTAEVASTVNETLLTHHLLDTVEDDRFRMHVLDQYLERFRSTLYRQTMFADFELRIHEVVEEDGALTPDRLDSMYGELKREFYEPAVADERIEREWMRIPHFYYNYYVYQYATGISAAAAIVERILDEGEPAAADYREALRLGGRKYPLDVLETAGVDLTDSEPIERALAVYGDYLDEASALL